From the genome of Silurus meridionalis isolate SWU-2019-XX chromosome 20, ASM1480568v1, whole genome shotgun sequence, one region includes:
- the fem1a gene encoding protein fem-1 homolog A, producing the protein MDITTAVFNAAKDGKLKLIHKLLSNKTPEELEALAEEKTQGGTPLLVASRYGHFEVVNYLLEYCKANVELGGSVNFDGETIEGAPPLWAASAAGHLPVVKTLLKHGASVNNTTLTNSTPLRAACFDGHLEIVRYLVEHHADMEVANRHGHTCLMISCYKGHQEIAKFLLERGADVNRKSVKGNTALHDCAESGSLEIMKMLLKCKARMERDGYGMTPLLAASVTGHTNIVEYLVHQPRATREECIDALELLGATYVDKKRDLLGAMRYWRRAMELRQAGDKAGFLAKPPPGPPVPAYDCAREVNTVEELEALITDPDEMRMQALLVRERILGPSHPDTSYYIRYRGAVYADSGDFERCVSLWKYALDMQQSNLDPLSPMTASSFLSFAELFSFVLQDRAKGAPAARVAFLDLMGVLAKGVREVERAVAQRDNQPDATQFTKALSIILHLIFLLEKLECSTAQEHQKKQSVYRLLKLNPRGRSGFTPLHMAVDKDTTAVGRYPVGRFPSLPVTALLLECGADVDSRDSDNNTPLHVAARNGCPKLMTLLVHSGAHFDATNAQRKMPYELLEEAGGTRHALHPLSHVTLQCLAARAVERHRVPYKGLVSEEMEAFIELH; encoded by the coding sequence ATGGATATCACGACTGCGGTGTTTAACGCGGCGAAAGACGGGAAACTGAAACTTATCCATAAGTTGCTGAGCAACAAAACTCCGGAGGAGTTGGAGGCGCTCGCCGAGGAGAAGACTCAGGGAGGCACGCCGCTCCTGGTTGCCTCGCGGTACGGACATTTTGAAGTGGTGAATTATTTACTTGAGTATTGTAAGGCTAACGTAGAGCTCGGTGGTTCGGTCAATTTTGATGGCGAGACGATCGAAGGAGCTCCGCCGCTTTGGGCGGCTTCCGCCGCGGGGCATCTTCCGGTTGTCAAAACTCTCCTGAAGCACGGCGCCTCGGTTAATAACACGACCCTCACCAACTCGACTCCTCTGCGCGCTGCTTGCTTCGATGGACACCTGGAAATCGTGCGGTACCTCGTCGAACATCATGCCGACATGGAGGTGGCGAACCGTCACGGACACACCTGCCTGATGATCTCCTGCTACAAAGGGCACCAAGAAATCGCCAAGTTCTTGCTGGAGCGCGGCGCAGACGTGAACCGCAAGAGCGTCAAAGGCAACACCGCGCTGCACGACTGCGCCGAGTCTGGCAGTCTGGAGATCATGAAAATGCTCCTGAAGTGCAAAGCCAGGATGGAGAGAGACGGCTATGGTATGACCCCGCTGCTGGCTGCCAGTGTTACCGGCCACACGAACATCGTCGAGTACCTCGTGCACCAGCCCAGAGCTACGAGAGAGGAGTGCATCGACGCCCTGGAGCTGCTGGGAGCAACTTACGTAGACAAGAAGCGTGATCTGTTAGGGGCCATGCGCTACTGGCGAAGAGCAATGGAGCTCCGGCAAGCAGGAGATAAAGCGGGATTTCTGGCCAAGCCGCCTCCTGGGCCGCCCGTTCCAGCATATGACTGTGCTCGAGAGGTTAACACAGTGGAGGAACTGGAGGCCCTGATCACTGACCCAGACGAAATGCGTATGCAGGCGCTCCTGGTCCGAGAGCGCATCCTGGGCCCTTCGCACCCAGACACGTCTTACTACATCCGCTATCGGGGTGCTGTTTACGCTGACTCAGGAGATTTCGAGCGCTGTGTCAGTTTGTGGAAATATGCACTCGACATGCAGCAGAGCAACCTGGACCCGCTGAGCCCCATGACAGCCAGTAGCTTTTTGTCGTTCGCCGAGCTTTTTAGTTTTGTCCTTCAAGACCGAGCAAAAGGTGCACCGGCCGCACGCGTTGCCTTCCTCGACCTGATGGGTGTCCTGGCCAAGGGTGTGCGTGAGGTGGAGCGGGCGGTGGCACAGCGGGATAATCAGCCTGATGCGACGCAGTTCACTAAAGCGCTATCCATCATCCTCCACCTCATATTTCTGCTGGAGAAATTGGAATGCAGCACGGCACAGGAGCACCAGAAAAAACAGAGCGTCTATCGGCTGCTCAAGTTGAACCCAAGGGGCCGCAGTGGCTTCACGCCCTTGCACATGGCTGTAGATAAGGACACGACAGCGGTGGGCCGTTACCCAGTGGGCCGTTTTCCATCTTTGCCCGTGACCGCGCTGCTGCTGGAGTGTGGCGCTGATGTAGACTCGCGGGACTCTGACAACAACACGCCGCTTCACGTGGCAGCCCGTAACGGCTGCCCTAAACTGATGACGCTGCTGGTGCACTCTGGAGCGCACTTTGATGCAACCAACGCACAACGCAAGATGCCTTACGAGCTGCTGGAGGAAGCCGGTGGAACGAGGCATGCGCTGCACCCTCTCAGCCATGTCACGCTGCAATGCCTGGCTGCCCGTGCTGTCGAGAGACACAGAGTGCCCTACAAGGGCCTCGTCTCGGAGGAAATGGAAGCCTTCATCGAGCTCCACTGA